A single genomic interval of Helianthus annuus cultivar XRQ/B chromosome 13, HanXRQr2.0-SUNRISE, whole genome shotgun sequence harbors:
- the LOC110902674 gene encoding late embryogenesis abundant protein At1g64065, producing the protein MTEEDEEKPLAPAIKPPLPPLTVDKELSIELSKQQKGFRNRTICCGIITAVILIISVVMLVLGFTVLHVKNPKIKMNSVTIVGLDRVDISNVNLTVVADVSVKNPNVAAFKFEKSNSSLLYHGKVVGVADIPAGIAKARRTMRLNVTVEVIVAEIARNQQFASDLMAG; encoded by the coding sequence ATGACGGAGGAAGACGAAGAGAAGCCTCTAGCTCCGGCGATCAAGCCCCCTCTTCCGCCACTCACCGTTGACAAAGAGTTGTCCATCGAACTGAGTAAACAGCAGAAAGGCTTTCGTAACCGCACCATCTGTTGCGGCATCATAACCGCGGTTATACTCATCATATCCGTTGTGATGTTAGTCTTAGGTTTCACCGTGCTCCatgttaaaaaccctaaaatcaaAATGAACTCGGTTACAATCGTCGGGCTTGACCGAGTCGACATAAGTAATGTGAACCTGACCGTTGTGGCAGACGTGTCCGTGAAGAACCCTAATGTTGCGGCGTTCAAGTTTGAAAAATCTAACTCAAGTCTTTTGTACCACGGTAAGGTGGTGGGGGTGGCGGATATACCCGCGGGGATAGCCAAGGCGAGACGGACGATGAGATTAAACGTTACGGTTGAGGTGATAGTGGCCGAGATAGCCAGAAACCAACAGTTTGCTAGTGATTTGATGGCGGGTTAA